The following coding sequences lie in one Lolium perenne isolate Kyuss_39 chromosome 2, Kyuss_2.0, whole genome shotgun sequence genomic window:
- the LOC127336812 gene encoding probable protein phosphatase 2C 45, protein MGYLSTVIGHPTDGSPVSGGGLSQNSKFSYGYASSLGKRASMEDFYETRIESVDGQLIGLFGVFDGHGGAKVAEYVKENLFSHLLRHPKFMSETKVAIDDSYKSTDSDFLESDSTQNQCGSTASTAVLVGNRLFVANVGDSRAIICRGGNAVPVSKDHKPDQTDERQRIEEAGGFVMWAGTWRVGGVLAVSRAFGDKLLKQYVVVDPEIREEIVDESLEFLILASDGLWDVVSNEEAVDMTRSIQDPEEAAKRLLQEAYVRESSDNITCVVVRFFHGQGSSGPA, encoded by the exons ATGGGGTACCTCAGCACGGTGATCGGCCACCCCACCGACGGATCGCCGGTCAGCGGCGGCGGCCTCAG CCAGAATAGTAAGTTTAGCTACGGTTATGCGAGCTCTCTTGGGAAACGGGCTTCCATGGAAGACTTTTATGAGACAAGAATTGAAAGTGTCGACGGGCAGCTTATTGGGTTATTTGGAGTTTTTGATG GTCATGGTGGTGCTAAAGTAGCTGAGTATGTCAAAGAGAACCTCTTCAGCCATCTTCTTAGGCATCCAAAGTTCATGAGTGAAACAAAAGTGGCTATAG ACGATTCTTATAAAAGTACCGACAGTGATTTCTTGGAATCTGACAGTACTCAAAACCAGTGTGGGTCAACTGCATCGACTGCTGTACTTGTCGGCAATCGTCTCTTTGTCGCAAATGTTGGAGACTCTAGGGCTATCATATGCAGGGGAGGAAATG CTGTACCCGTTTCAAAAGATCACAAACCTGATCAGACAGATGAGCGGCAACGCATCGAAGAAGCGGGAGGTTTTGTGATGTGGGCAG GAACGTGGCGTGTTGGTGGTGTACTTGCTGTTTCTCGCGCATTTGGTGACAAGCTCTTGAAGCAGTATGTAGTTGTGGATCCAGAGATCCGG GAGGAAATCGTTGATGAAAGTCTGGAGTTTCTCATCCTTGCAAGCGATGGACTGTGGGATGTGGTCTCTAATGAG GAGGCTGTCGACATGACCCGATCGATACAAGACCCAGAGGAAGCCGCAAAGAGGCTCCTGCAAGAGGCCTACGTGAGGGAGAGCAGCGACAACATAACATGTGTCGTCGTGCGCTTCTTTCATGGTCAAGGGAGTAGCGGGCCTGCTTAA
- the LOC127336814 gene encoding uncharacterized protein, with protein sequence MENPNWKKKRKRKGRGGDPAAASFDRDVFPILLAAVAPAALPSPRASSSSSAAARLLRRLLSRSPRAPPLSPLPASLVALLPLLLSSSSHSVAALSCEAMGAAALQSMEAGELLASDGGVAGGLARALGSGSRRVAEAACNAAMDLSASPVGRESLSGSPVLPRLLYLFSQVESISGVVGSRSTKCEARVSEPNKWLYLITDTVVLMVNSCKVDKLRNLQPELVRKVMHLLYEVWSKVRLLGSSADCSNRKDQLQSRPYEIAEAIFRLSIDRACPGGLEPDEVRKSLFGQKESDLEKFVLMYWESSPYMYRRKQSGLEGDPVYTALRNAFDLTTPDAIIESFIQGLVSCPAIASDELNINSFLHEVRDSLGAPVKYRQDVRVVRTRDQTSTGSGMEEHFFDDGIAFPDAAAFVDKCKDAVKNGFSIALRGMEFRSEKVAAIASALADLFGQPSVGANVYFSPPRSQGLARHYDDHCVLVWQLLGCKKWKIWPNTRSILPRLYEPFHSLDDLVDDIGVRVEVLHEGDIMYVPRGCVHEAHTDVDDGESEVNASANYSLHLTLAIEVEPPFEWEGFAHIALHCWLEEQTLRCSSGSLNSKVNEQAPLFALLLHLAIRLLSDNDPSLRKACMVAAKLPSSNNSCSTSHSNSLRSHHMSTFIEILNKIDNTCNLKEVLRLVELAVKGKTDEPFQWMSWLRHLQVQQHGDTVAHKIDFCDVLGPFKELLDMFGSDPEQASAEFTDFKSRFCRCDGYDDACKSFEMLLHMYRTSRTQYTKGMLALHGRHRN encoded by the exons ATGGAGAATCCGAACTGGAAGAAGAAGCGGAAGAGGAAGGGACGCGGCGGCGACCCAGCGGCCGCCTCCTTCGACCGCGACGTATTCCCCAtcctcctcgccgccgtcgcgccagccgctctcccctctccccgcgcctcctcctcctcctccgccgccgcccgcctcctgcgccgcctcctctCCCGCTCGCCCCGGGCGCCGCCGCTCTCCCCTCTCCCCGCATCCCTCGTCGCCCTCCTACCGCTCCTCCTCTCCTCCAG CTCGCATTCCGTGGCCGCGCTGAGCTGCGAGGCGATGGGCGCGGCGGCGCTGCAGTCCATGGAGGCCGGCGAGCTGCTAGCATCGGATGGCGGGGTCGCCGGTGGCCTGGCGCGTGCGCTGGGGAGCGGCAGCCGGCGAGTCGCCGAGGCTGCCTGCAATGCCGCGATGGATCTCTCGGCGTCTCCAGTTGGCAGGGAGAGTCTCTCGGGCTCTCCTGTTCTGCCGAGGCTATT GTATCTATTTTCTCAGGTGGAATCTATTTCTGGGGTTGTCGGCAGCAGGAGCACCAAGTGTGAAGCAAGGGTTTCAGAGCCAAATAAATGGTTGTACTTGATCACTGACACAGTGGTGCTTATGGTGAACTCCTGTAAAGTCGACAAGTTGCGCAATCTGCAACCAGAGCTAGTGAGAAAAGTTATGCATTTGTTGTATGAAGTATGGAGCAAAGTTCGACTCTTAGGATCGTCAGCTGACTGCAGCAACCGGAAGGATCAACTTCAAAGCAGACCATATGAGATAGCGGAGGCCATTTTTAGGCTTTCGATAGACCGTGCTTGTCCTGGTGGCTTGGAACCCGATGAAGTCAGGAAAAGCCTGTTTGGACAAAAGGAATCTGACTTAGAAAAGTTTGTCCTGATGTACTGGGAAAGCTCACCTTATATGTACAGGAGGAAACAAAGTGGTCTGGAAGGGGATCCTGTGTACACTGCATTGCGTAATGCCTTTGATCTTACAACACCTGATGCTATCATTGAGTCATTTATACAGGGCCTTGTTTCTTGCCCTGCTATTGCTTCGGATGAACTCAACATAAACTCATTTCTCCATGAGGTTCGTGATTCTTTGGGTGCTCCTGTGAAGTACAGGCAAGATGTAAGAGTTGTCAGAACACGAGATCAGACCTCAACAGGGTCTGGGATGGAGGAGCATTTCTTCGATGATGGTATTGCCTTCCCGGATGCAGCTGCATTTGTTGACAAATGCAAGGATGCAGTCAAGAATGGCTTCTCAATTGCCTTGCGTGGCATGGAGTTCCGGTCAGAAAAAGTTGCTGCTATAGCTTCTGCTCTGGCTGATCTGTTTGGTCAGCCTTCTGTTGGGGCCAATGTGTACTTCTCACCTCCTAGATCTCAAGGCCTGGCCCGGCATTATGACGACCACTGTGTGCTTGTTTGGCAGCTACTTGGTTGCAAGAAGTGGAAGATTTGGCCCAATACGAGGTCAATTTTACCTAGACTGTATGAACCTTTTCACTCTTTAGATGACTTGGTGGATGATATTGGTGTAAGGGTGGAAGTGTTACATGAAGGCGACATAATGTATGTTCCTAGAGGCTGTGTCCACGAGGCTCATACTGACGTTGATGATGGTGAATCCGAGGTCAATGCATCCGCCAATTACTCACTCCATTTAACCCTTGCCATTGAAGTCGAGCCACCCTTTGA GTGGGAAGGATTTGCGCACATTGCTCTTCACTGTTGGTTGGAGGAGCAGACACTTAGATGTAGCTCTGGATCTCTCAACTCCAAGGTGAATGAGCAAGCTCCATTATTTGCTCTCCTGCTGCATCTGGCCATCAGGCTGCTCTCCGACAATGATCCTAGTCTGAGGAAGGCGTGCATGGTTGCGGCGAAGCTTCCATCATCCAACAACTCCTGTTCAACTTCTCACTCCAACTCCCTCAGAAGCCACCATATGTCAACCTTCATCGAGATACTCAACAAGATCGATAACACCTGCAACCTCAAGGAGGTGCTGAGGTTGGTCGAGCTCGCGGTTAAAGGAAAGACGGATGAGCCCTTCCAGTGGATGTCCTGGCTCCGGCATCTCCAAGTGCAGCAGCACGGTGACACGGTGGCTCACAAGATCGACTTCTGCGACGTCCTGGGACCTTTCAAAGAGCTTCTCGACATGTTTGGCTCCGATCCTGAACAAGCCTCGGCTGAGTTCACTGATTTCAAGTCAAGGTTCTGTAGGTGTGATGGGTACGATGATGCTTGCAAGAGCTTCGAGATGCTGCTCCACATGTATAGGACATCTAGGACTCAGTACACAAAGGGCATGCTGGCACTGCACGGGAGACATAGGAATTAG
- the LOC127329591 gene encoding uncharacterized protein, translating to MPGFKETVQLAWSAPSTHTQQDHSINHKLKATALGLKSWSKSLFSDCKLQLLMALDVILQLDITQESRDLSFEERNLRADLKRRVKGLAALERSRKRQASRIRYLREGDANTKFFHLRVNARKRKNHILRLKHNDGWAVTHEEKDKLIFDHFCQALGRPPPRQLDFNWEALNLTSHSLEDLDLRGGYVIAIDPLQRILEEATSSGFLHAMPGDLTGPRISLYADDAAIFLTPTVHDLDGLANILQQFGEVTGLVTNVAKSSITPIQCSNVDLDGILANFPAVTVPFPIKYLGLPISLGRLKRADLQPYIDKAVARLNPWKGRFLNRAGCTALVKLVLSSMPIFLLTALKADKGILKAFAKISRGMRWACQETVSGGKCKVNWQKVCRPKELGGLEILDLEKISRALRLRWLWYEWTAPEKPWVGSETPIDASDLALFNAATTVTIGDGAKASFWSSSWINGTPPKDLAPLIYVASKRKNRTVRDALEGHNWVADILVEAFTIDHMEQYVRLWDLLSAVQLSPGTEDSIVWTLTPNGCYTASSAYKAQFFPALPCSFGNIVWKPWPPPKCHFFAWLAVQNRLWTADRLAKRGWPHQPSCQLCRCSPETARHLLFECRFSKRIWIAAASWLDCPDLIRCLGAGRSRVLDYWHAIAKTPTSSPKGLRTAIMLISWEIWKERNERVFNNKSSLPLVVMQKIKDEGKDWVLAGAKNLADLIG from the coding sequence ATGCCTGGTTTTAAGGAGACGGTTCAACTTGCTTGGTCGGCGCCTTCTACACACACCCAGCAGGATCACAGTATAAATCACAAGCTAAAGGCCACGGCGCTTGGGCTGAAATCTTGGAGTAAAAGTCTCTTCTCCGATTGCAAACTTCAGCTCCTTATGGCTTTGGATGTCATTCTGCAACTCGACATTACGCAGGAATCTCGAGACCTCTCTTTTGAAGAAAGAAACCTTCGCGCTGACCTTAAACGGCGGGTTAAAGGTCTTGCTGCCCTGGAACGGTCCCGTAAGCGCCAAGCTTCCAGAATCCGATACCTTCGGGAGGGCGATGCCAATACAAAATTCTTCCATCTTCGGGTTAATGCTAGGAAGCGCAAAAACCACATCCTAAGGCTCAAACATAATGATGGTTGGGCTGTGACACATGAAGAAAAGGACAAGCTGATCTTCGATCATTTCTGCCAAGCCCTAGGTCGACCCCCTCCTCGCCAGCTGGACTTCAACTGGGAGGCCCTGAACCTCACCTCTCATTCCTTAGAAGACCTGGATCTTAGAGGAGGCTACGTCATCGCCATAGACCCGCTTCAGAGGATCTTAGAGGAGGCTACGTCATCCGGGTTTCTTCACGCTATGCCGGGAGATTTGACGGGCCCCCGAATCTCTTTATATGCCGATGATGCGGCCATCTTCTTAACCCCCACAGTGCACGACCTCGACGGACTTGCCAACATTCTTCAACAGTTCGGGGAGGTTACTGGTCTGGTGACCAATGTGGCGAAGAGCTCCATCACCCCCATCCAGTGCTCTAACGTCGACCTAGATGGAATTCTAGCAAACTTCCCGGCGGTCACAGTCCCCTTCCCCATAAAGTATTTGGGGCTACCTATCTCTCTTGGACGACTCAAGCGGGCAGATCTCCAACCCTACATCGACAAAGCGGTTGCACGCCTGAACCCTTGGAAAGGCAGATTTCTAAATCGCGCGGGTTGCACCGCTCTTGTTAAGTTGGTGCTCTCCTCTATGCCGATCTTCCTGTTGACGGCCTTGAAAGCTGACAAGGGCATTCTTAAGGCCTTTGCAAAGATCAGCCGTGGCATGCGATGGGCTTGTCAGGAGACGGTCAGCGGAGGAAAATGCAAGGTAAACTGGCAAAAGGTTTGCCGACCCAAGGAGCTTGGTGGGCTTGAGATTCTAgacttggaaaaaatttctcgTGCCCTAAGACTCAGATGGCTTTGGTACGAATGGACAGCCCCAGAAAAGCCATGGGTGGGTTCAGAAACACCAATTGATGCCTCGGATTTGGCCCTCTTCAACGCCGCTACTACTGTCACCATCGGCGATGGCGCTAaagcctccttctggtcttcttctTGGATTAATGGCACCCCACCTAAAGACCTGGCTCCTCTTATATATGTGGCATCAAAAAGGAAAAATCGGACTGTCCGAGACGCCCTTGAAGGTCACAACTGGGTGGCTGACATCTTGGTCGAGGCTTTCACCATCGATCATATGGAGCAATACGTTCGCCTTTGGGATCTCCTTTCGGCTGTTCAACTTTCTCCAGGCACGGAGGACTCAATAGTTTGGACGCTGACTCCCAATGGGTGTTATACGGCCAGTTCTGCCTACAAAGCTCAGTTCTTCCCTGCTTTGCCTTGCTCCTTTGGTAACATTGTTTGGAAACCTTGGCCCCCACCAAAATGCCATTTCTTTGCATGGCTTGCGGTGCAAAACCGCCTCTGGACTGCTGATCGTCTTGCCAAACGAGGATGGCCGCATCAACCTTCTTGCCAGCTATGCAGATGCTCCCCGGAAACGGCTCGGCACCTGCTCTTCGAATGCCGCTTCTCTAAGAGAATATGGATTGCTGCGGCTTCCTGGTTGGACTGCCCGGACCTTATCCGCTGCCTCGGGGCGGGGAGGTCTAGAGTGTTGGACTACTGGCATGCTATCGCAAAAACTCCCACCTCCTCTCCCAAAGGTTTACGAACTGCAATCATGCTTATCAGTTGGGAGATATGGAAAGAGAGGAATGAGCGGGTCTTCAACAATAAATCTTCCTTGCCCTTGGTTGTCATGCAAAAGATCAAGGATGAAGGGAAGGACTGGGTCCTTGCCGGCGCtaagaatctggcggatcttataGGCTGA